The proteins below are encoded in one region of Qingshengfaniella alkalisoli:
- a CDS encoding TRAP transporter substrate-binding protein translates to MADKTKMDRRSFLKRSALAGGTATAGALAAPAVLAQSPLVIKMQTSWPASNIWQEFAQDYADRVQAMSGGRLQIDLLPAGAVVGAFQVLDAVHDGVIDAAHSVPVYWYGKNKAASLFGTGPVFGGSATTMLSWFYEGGGKALYDELTQDVMGLDIDGYLGFPMPAQPFGWFKDPVTTVADIEGFKYRTVGLAADLLQSMGMSVAQLPGGEIVPAMERGVIDAFEFNNPTSDKDFGAQDVAKNYFLSSYHQASESFEFLFSKFVMDDMEPDLKAILVHGVEAASTANTAKAMRVYSADLQWLQNEAGVTVHRTSQEILDAQLQAWDELIPELESDPFMKKCLDSQREWVEQVTFYELMNAPDYALAYEHYFPGKLKM, encoded by the coding sequence ATGGCTGACAAGACTAAGATGGACCGCCGGTCCTTTCTAAAGCGCTCGGCTCTGGCCGGGGGCACGGCAACGGCAGGGGCGCTGGCTGCACCCGCAGTACTGGCCCAAAGCCCGCTGGTGATCAAGATGCAGACATCTTGGCCCGCATCAAACATCTGGCAGGAATTTGCGCAGGATTACGCGGACCGGGTACAGGCAATGTCCGGCGGACGATTGCAGATAGACCTGCTGCCTGCAGGTGCCGTAGTCGGGGCATTTCAGGTACTGGATGCTGTTCATGACGGGGTGATAGACGCAGCGCATTCTGTCCCGGTCTATTGGTACGGCAAGAACAAGGCGGCATCGCTTTTCGGGACAGGCCCTGTGTTTGGCGGTTCCGCCACCACGATGCTAAGCTGGTTCTATGAAGGCGGCGGCAAGGCACTTTACGACGAACTCACACAGGACGTTATGGGGCTGGACATTGATGGCTACCTTGGCTTTCCGATGCCCGCACAGCCATTTGGCTGGTTCAAGGACCCGGTGACCACGGTCGCAGACATCGAGGGCTTCAAGTATCGCACCGTCGGACTTGCTGCGGATTTGCTTCAATCCATGGGGATGAGCGTCGCACAGCTACCGGGCGGGGAAATTGTGCCCGCGATGGAACGGGGTGTGATTGACGCGTTCGAGTTCAACAACCCGACCTCGGACAAGGATTTCGGCGCACAGGACGTGGCAAAGAACTACTTCCTGTCATCCTACCACCAAGCGTCGGAAAGCTTTGAGTTCCTGTTCTCTAAATTCGTCATGGACGATATGGAGCCCGACCTGAAAGCGATCCTCGTGCATGGTGTGGAAGCGGCATCCACGGCAAACACCGCCAAAGCTATGCGGGTCTATTCCGCTGACCTCCAGTGGCTTCAGAACGAAGCGGGTGTGACGGTACATCGAACATCGCAGGAAATCCTGGATGCGCAGCTTCAGGCTTGGGACGAGTTGATCCCCGAACTGGAATCGGATCCCTTCATGAAGAAGTGCCTCGACAGCCAGCGGGAATGGGTTGAACAAGTCACTTTCTACGAGTTGATGAACGCCCCCGACTATGCGCTTGCGTACGAGCACTACTTCCCCGGCAAGTTGAAGATGTGA
- a CDS encoding SMP-30/gluconolactonase/LRE family protein, whose amino-acid sequence MPVNPLEALYKPHVHALDPTFLKLCLKNAHLDQIWTGARWTEGPVYFGDGQYLLFSDIPNDRIMRYDEINNETTVWRAPSRNSNGQTRDRQGRLITCEHGGRRVTRTEHDGNLTVLADRYQGKRFNSPNDVVVSSDGAVWFTDPTYGIDSDYEGDRAESEIGTSNVYRIDPQTRDVAIVADDLIKPNGLAFSADETTLFISDTGATHVEGGPRHIRRFAVNDDTLSGGEVFSTCENGLYDGFRLDTAGRVWASAADGVHCLNTEGALIGKILIPETVSNVCFGGRKRNRLYITGTTSLYACYLTVNGQPYF is encoded by the coding sequence ATGCCCGTCAATCCGCTGGAAGCACTGTACAAGCCGCATGTTCATGCGTTGGACCCAACCTTTCTAAAGCTATGCCTGAAGAACGCGCATCTTGACCAGATATGGACGGGCGCGCGATGGACGGAGGGGCCGGTGTATTTCGGTGACGGGCAATATCTGTTGTTCAGCGACATACCGAATGACCGGATCATGCGCTACGACGAGATAAACAATGAAACAACCGTCTGGCGCGCGCCATCGCGAAACTCCAACGGGCAGACGCGCGACAGGCAGGGTCGCTTGATCACCTGTGAACACGGTGGTCGGCGTGTGACACGAACCGAGCACGATGGCAATCTGACGGTTCTTGCCGACCGCTATCAAGGCAAGCGGTTCAATTCCCCGAATGATGTCGTCGTTTCGTCAGATGGTGCCGTGTGGTTCACCGATCCAACCTATGGCATTGACAGCGATTATGAAGGCGACAGGGCCGAATCCGAGATTGGTACGAGCAACGTCTATCGCATTGATCCACAAACCCGCGATGTTGCCATCGTTGCGGATGACTTAATCAAGCCGAATGGATTGGCTTTTTCAGCCGATGAAACGACGCTGTTCATCAGCGACACCGGCGCAACCCATGTGGAAGGCGGCCCCCGTCACATCCGTCGTTTCGCAGTCAATGACGACACACTATCCGGTGGCGAGGTCTTCAGCACCTGCGAGAATGGTCTATATGATGGCTTCCGGTTAGACACGGCGGGGCGCGTATGGGCGAGTGCCGCGGATGGTGTGCATTGCCTGAACACGGAAGGCGCCCTGATCGGGAAAATACTTATCCCGGAAACAGTATCCAATGTCTGCTTCGGCGGGCGCAAACGCAATCGGCTCTATATCACCGGCACGACGTCGCTTTATGCGTGCTATCTGACGGTGAACGGTCAGCCCTATTTCTGA
- the kdgD gene encoding 5-dehydro-4-deoxyglucarate dehydratase has product MNPQDLKTALGAGLLSFPVTAFRADGKFNRDPYQAHVEWLSGFEASALFAAGGTGEFFSLAPSEIPDIVAAAKEAAGDTPIVSGCGYGTAMAVDIVKSVEKAGGDGILLLPHYLIDAPQEGLYAHVKAVCEATGLGVMVYNRDNSILQADTLARLCEDCPNLVGFKDGSGDIGLVRQVTATMGDRLTYLGGMPTAELFAEAYLGAGFTTYSSAVFNFVPGLAVEFYKSLRSGDKARCEAILKDFFYPFMDIRNRRKGYAVSAIKAGVRLQGFEVGPVRAPLDDLTNDEMDMMEKLIAPYKR; this is encoded by the coding sequence ATGAACCCACAAGACCTGAAAACCGCGCTTGGTGCGGGGCTGCTTTCGTTCCCGGTAACTGCCTTTCGCGCCGATGGAAAATTCAACCGCGATCCCTATCAGGCACATGTCGAATGGCTGTCGGGGTTCGAGGCGTCCGCGTTGTTTGCAGCCGGTGGCACCGGAGAGTTCTTCTCTCTTGCTCCTTCCGAGATCCCAGATATCGTCGCCGCCGCGAAAGAGGCAGCGGGCGACACGCCAATTGTCTCGGGCTGCGGATACGGCACGGCAATGGCCGTGGACATCGTCAAGTCGGTCGAGAAGGCGGGCGGGGATGGCATCCTTCTTCTGCCACACTATCTGATCGACGCACCACAAGAGGGGCTTTATGCCCATGTCAAGGCAGTGTGCGAGGCGACCGGGCTTGGCGTGATGGTCTACAACCGCGACAATTCCATCTTGCAGGCCGACACGCTCGCTCGGCTTTGCGAGGACTGCCCGAACCTCGTGGGCTTCAAAGACGGCTCCGGTGATATCGGGCTGGTCCGTCAGGTCACCGCGACCATGGGCGACCGGCTGACCTATCTGGGCGGCATGCCTACGGCAGAGCTCTTTGCCGAAGCGTATCTGGGTGCGGGATTCACAACCTATTCATCAGCCGTTTTCAACTTCGTGCCGGGCTTGGCCGTGGAGTTCTACAAGTCGCTGCGTAGCGGTGACAAGGCTCGCTGCGAAGCCATCTTGAAAGACTTCTTCTACCCGTTCATGGATATCCGCAACCGCCGGAAGGGTTACGCTGTTTCCGCCATCAAAGCAGGCGTTCGACTGCAAGGATTCGAAGTAGGGCCAGTGCGTGCGCCCCTTGACGATCTGACGAATGACGAGATGGATATGATGGAGAAACTCATCGCCCCCTACAAACGATAG
- a CDS encoding FadR/GntR family transcriptional regulator: MTQTKGTSTGKKSRRNLVVGVADALRTQIGAGDYQPGDKLPPEAQLTVLHDVSRTVIREAIAALRADGLVEPRQGAGVFVLEPPKAEPKPFQIVEIDKLSAIIEMLELRAAVEIGAAGLAATRRSPAQEEAILDAHEQFVALAHTGEPTTEADLTFHRVIAQASNNPRFVEFLDVMGQTAIPRATLKSSFEQMPGDYLVRIGEEHRQIAEAISNSDTKAAQDAMELHLRGSQRRYRAAFQSDLRHHDQ; this comes from the coding sequence ATGACACAAACCAAAGGAACGAGCACCGGCAAAAAATCTCGCCGTAATTTGGTCGTAGGTGTTGCAGACGCGCTTCGCACTCAAATTGGGGCAGGAGATTACCAGCCCGGCGACAAACTACCGCCCGAGGCACAGTTGACGGTGCTTCATGATGTGTCGCGCACCGTGATCCGGGAAGCCATCGCCGCGCTGCGTGCTGACGGGCTGGTCGAGCCGCGCCAAGGTGCCGGCGTCTTCGTTCTGGAACCGCCCAAAGCTGAACCGAAGCCCTTTCAGATCGTCGAAATCGACAAGCTGTCCGCGATCATCGAGATGCTTGAACTGCGCGCGGCGGTGGAAATCGGGGCTGCCGGCCTCGCGGCGACGCGACGGTCCCCCGCACAGGAAGAAGCCATTCTTGACGCACATGAACAATTCGTCGCTTTGGCGCATACCGGTGAGCCCACGACCGAGGCAGACCTCACCTTTCATCGCGTGATTGCACAGGCCAGCAACAATCCTCGCTTCGTTGAGTTTCTGGACGTCATGGGACAAACAGCCATCCCGCGCGCGACCCTGAAGTCGAGTTTCGAGCAGATGCCCGGCGACTATCTTGTACGGATCGGGGAAGAACACCGGCAGATCGCAGAAGCGATCAGCAACTCGGACACAAAGGCCGCACAAGACGCGATGGAACTGCATCTGCGGGGCAGTCAACGCCGCTACCGGGCCGCCTTTCAATCAGACCTCAGACACCACGACCAATAA
- a CDS encoding NAD-dependent epimerase/dehydratase family protein, which produces MKRLLITGAAGGLGSVMRTKLAHLADTVRLSDVADMGTSASNEELVECDLSDEQAVNELVEGCDGIVHFGGVSIERPFRQIMAGNIHGVYNLYEAARAHGMPRIVFASSNHTIGFHTQDTHLQADCVTKPDSLYGVSKCFGESMASMYHSKFGQETAIVRIGSSFEKPTNHRMMATWFSYDDFTRLIERVFSVRKLGCPIIWGVSANDEHWWDNSQASFLGWVPKDNSEIFREEIEARNERPDADSSQSRWQGGHFCDEPIYKD; this is translated from the coding sequence ATGAAGCGACTTCTTATAACGGGCGCAGCAGGCGGGTTGGGAAGCGTCATGCGGACCAAACTGGCTCATCTGGCGGATACAGTGCGCTTGTCTGATGTCGCGGATATGGGAACCTCCGCCAGCAATGAAGAGCTGGTCGAATGCGACCTGTCGGACGAACAAGCGGTCAATGAATTGGTCGAAGGCTGTGACGGAATCGTCCATTTCGGAGGGGTGTCGATTGAGCGTCCGTTCCGCCAAATCATGGCCGGAAACATTCATGGTGTTTACAATTTGTATGAAGCGGCCCGCGCTCATGGAATGCCGCGGATCGTTTTTGCTTCTTCAAACCATACGATCGGTTTTCACACTCAGGATACACACCTGCAGGCGGACTGTGTGACAAAGCCGGACTCGCTTTATGGTGTGTCGAAATGCTTCGGTGAATCCATGGCGTCGATGTATCATTCCAAGTTCGGGCAAGAGACGGCCATTGTGCGTATTGGTTCGAGCTTCGAGAAACCGACCAACCACCGCATGATGGCGACATGGTTCAGCTACGATGATTTTACCCGATTGATCGAGCGCGTGTTCAGTGTTCGGAAGTTGGGTTGCCCGATCATCTGGGGTGTATCGGCCAATGACGAGCATTGGTGGGACAACTCGCAGGCGTCTTTCCTTGGCTGGGTGCCCAAGGACAACTCCGAGATTTTCCGTGAGGAGATCGAGGCCAGAAACGAGCGCCCTGACGCAGATAGTTCACAGTCTCGTTGGCAGGGCGGCCATTTTTGCGACGAGCCGATCTACAAGGACTAA
- a CDS encoding RbsD/FucU family protein yields the protein MLKNIDPRLNADVLHALHLMGHGETVALVDTNFPADGVSRHTSYGKLLRLDNLTSAEAMETVLSVLPLDSPIQPSVGRMQVMGSPNEMPEVQREVQAVLRESEGEDGSLYDIERFAFYEEAKKAYCVIATGERRFYGCFLLTKGVIAPL from the coding sequence ATGCTCAAGAATATCGACCCGCGCCTGAATGCAGATGTGCTGCACGCACTTCATCTGATGGGGCATGGCGAGACGGTGGCGCTCGTGGATACCAACTTTCCGGCTGATGGCGTCTCGCGGCACACATCTTACGGAAAGCTGCTGCGGCTGGATAACCTGACCAGCGCAGAAGCCATGGAAACGGTACTATCGGTCCTGCCGCTGGACAGCCCCATCCAGCCATCTGTCGGCCGGATGCAAGTCATGGGTTCGCCCAACGAGATGCCCGAAGTTCAGCGCGAGGTGCAAGCCGTCTTGCGCGAGTCAGAGGGAGAAGACGGTTCGCTTTATGACATCGAACGCTTCGCGTTCTACGAAGAGGCGAAGAAAGCCTACTGTGTCATCGCAACAGGCGAGCGCCGCTTCTATGGATGTTTCCTGCTGACCAAAGGCGTCATTGCACCGCTATGA
- a CDS encoding aldehyde dehydrogenase family protein, whose product MNVAEYFDSMDYGPAPEDDAPARDWLNRHGGTFGHFIGGSFTKPKGETFETSEPATGAVLASIAQGDGSDVDKAVKEARKAQKSWAALTGHQRARHLYALARTIQRNARLLAVVESLDNGKPVRETRDIDVPLAARHFYHHAGWAQLMGSEFSDHQPVGVVGQVIPWNFPLLMLAWKIAPALAMGNTVVLKPAEFTPLTALLFAELSQVAGLPDGVLNIVTGDGKTGAALVEHDGIDKVAFTGSTEVGRHIRKVTAGSGKSLTLELGGKSPFIVFEDADLDAAVEGVVDAIWFNQGQVCCAGSRILVQEGVAETFLKRLRARMDYLRVGQPLDKSIDMAAIVAPVQLERIERMVAQGVEEGAKLHQPQIELPKGGCFFPPTLLSDVQPTATVATEEIFGPVVVSMTFRTPDEAVQLANHSRYGLSASVWSESINLSLEVAAKLEAGVVWVNGTNMLDAAVGFGGKRESGFGREGGREGCYDYLRPKAWAKNKPRATTTPTKPSASGFAPAAVDRTAKLFIGGKQARPDGNYSRPIYSPKGNVLAEVGEGNRKDIRNAVEAARKAASWPSRPGHSRAQIIYYIAENLSARSDEFAARLKDMTGSTAAAAKTEVELSIDRLFTYGAWADKFEGPIHQPPLRGVALAIPDPLGIVGIVCPPEAPLLGLISAVAPLIAMGNRVVVIPSTPHPLSATDFYQVLETSDVPAGVVNIVTGDAQSLAGTLAAHNDVDAVWAFGSAELSKLVEEKSAGNLKRTFVDYGRAIDWTDPTAAEGQLFLRRATEYKNVWIPYGE is encoded by the coding sequence ATGAACGTAGCAGAGTATTTCGACAGCATGGATTACGGCCCAGCCCCGGAAGATGATGCCCCTGCACGCGATTGGCTGAATCGGCATGGCGGCACATTCGGACACTTTATCGGCGGCAGTTTCACCAAGCCCAAGGGCGAAACTTTCGAGACGTCCGAGCCTGCCACCGGGGCCGTTCTGGCATCAATCGCACAAGGCGACGGCAGCGACGTCGACAAGGCGGTCAAGGAAGCGCGCAAAGCCCAGAAATCATGGGCCGCACTGACCGGGCATCAACGCGCCCGGCATCTATACGCCCTCGCCCGCACCATCCAGCGCAATGCAAGGCTATTGGCCGTGGTCGAGTCGCTCGACAACGGCAAACCGGTGCGCGAGACCCGCGATATCGACGTGCCACTGGCCGCGCGGCATTTCTATCACCATGCTGGATGGGCTCAATTGATGGGCAGCGAGTTTTCTGACCACCAGCCTGTTGGCGTGGTCGGCCAGGTCATCCCCTGGAACTTCCCGCTGCTCATGCTGGCGTGGAAGATCGCACCGGCGCTGGCGATGGGCAACACTGTCGTTCTGAAACCCGCCGAATTCACCCCTCTCACTGCACTGCTGTTTGCGGAGTTGTCCCAGGTTGCAGGCCTGCCGGATGGCGTGCTTAACATTGTGACAGGTGACGGCAAGACCGGCGCGGCGCTGGTCGAACATGACGGGATCGACAAGGTGGCCTTCACCGGCTCCACCGAGGTCGGGCGCCACATCCGCAAAGTCACGGCTGGCTCCGGCAAATCGCTGACGCTGGAACTGGGGGGCAAATCTCCATTCATCGTGTTCGAGGATGCCGATCTCGATGCTGCCGTCGAAGGCGTGGTCGATGCGATCTGGTTCAATCAGGGGCAGGTCTGCTGTGCGGGGTCGCGAATCCTGGTGCAGGAAGGCGTGGCAGAGACCTTCCTGAAACGCTTGCGCGCCCGCATGGACTATCTACGCGTTGGCCAGCCCTTGGACAAATCTATCGACATGGCCGCGATCGTCGCGCCCGTTCAGCTTGAACGCATCGAAAGGATGGTCGCACAGGGAGTCGAGGAAGGCGCCAAACTGCATCAGCCACAGATTGAACTTCCCAAGGGCGGCTGTTTCTTTCCTCCGACCCTTCTTTCGGATGTGCAACCGACCGCGACAGTTGCTACGGAGGAAATCTTCGGTCCGGTTGTAGTCTCCATGACCTTCCGCACGCCAGATGAGGCAGTGCAACTGGCCAATCACAGCCGCTACGGCCTGTCCGCAAGTGTTTGGAGTGAATCCATCAACCTGTCGCTGGAAGTCGCGGCAAAGCTGGAGGCGGGCGTTGTCTGGGTGAATGGCACCAACATGCTGGACGCCGCTGTCGGCTTCGGAGGCAAACGGGAAAGCGGATTTGGTCGCGAGGGCGGGCGCGAAGGTTGCTACGACTACCTTAGGCCAAAGGCGTGGGCCAAGAACAAACCCCGCGCAACGACAACGCCTACCAAACCATCCGCTTCGGGTTTCGCCCCAGCCGCCGTTGACCGCACTGCGAAGCTGTTTATCGGCGGCAAGCAGGCTCGCCCTGACGGAAACTACTCCCGCCCGATCTATTCACCCAAAGGTAACGTTCTGGCGGAGGTCGGTGAAGGCAACCGCAAGGACATTCGCAACGCGGTGGAGGCCGCCCGCAAAGCCGCATCTTGGCCCAGCAGGCCGGGCCACAGCCGCGCGCAGATCATCTACTATATTGCCGAGAACCTGTCGGCACGAAGTGATGAATTCGCGGCCCGTCTGAAAGACATGACGGGCTCCACGGCAGCCGCAGCGAAAACCGAAGTCGAGCTAAGCATTGACCGGCTGTTCACCTATGGGGCATGGGCCGACAAATTCGAAGGACCAATCCACCAGCCCCCTCTGCGCGGTGTCGCACTGGCGATCCCCGACCCGCTCGGGATTGTCGGTATCGTGTGTCCGCCCGAAGCGCCGCTTCTAGGGTTGATTTCAGCTGTCGCACCGCTGATTGCAATGGGTAACCGCGTGGTTGTCATTCCAAGCACCCCGCATCCACTGTCGGCCACGGACTTCTATCAGGTGCTGGAAACCTCGGATGTGCCTGCGGGCGTCGTGAACATCGTCACAGGCGACGCCCAGTCGCTGGCAGGCACGCTAGCTGCACATAACGATGTAGATGCGGTTTGGGCGTTCGGGTCGGCGGAGTTGTCCAAGCTGGTCGAAGAAAAATCTGCGGGCAATCTAAAGCGGACCTTCGTGGATTACGGCCGCGCCATAGACTGGACGGATCCAACCGCAGCGGAGGGACAATTGTTCTTGCGCCGGGCCACCGAATACAAGAATGTCTGGATTCCCTACGGCGAATGA
- the deoC gene encoding deoxyribose-phosphate aldolase: MDTSHQDNRDHTALTRQHGGDLTHRRNPGIPLDISEIEGIRVNLSAAERRVASLPGRRSVKKDAQAAWLLKAITCIDLTTLNGDDTAGRVKRLCAKAAHPLRADLLDALGMTDRHITTGAICVYHRFVATAAQALKGTGIPVAAVSTGFPAGLSPHDTKLREIEASVKDGADEIDIVITREHVLTGNWQALYDEMRDYRAACGDAHVKAILATGDLKTLRNVAKASMVCMMAGADFIKTSTGKEGVNATPVVTLIMLRAIRRYNELTGIRIGYKPAGGISTAKDVMLYQTLMKEELGRPWLEPDLFRIGASSLLADIERQLEHHITGAYSAHTRHPIG; this comes from the coding sequence ATGGACACGTCTCATCAGGATAATCGCGACCACACCGCGCTGACCCGACAGCATGGGGGGGATCTGACGCATCGACGCAATCCGGGAATCCCGCTCGACATCTCCGAGATTGAAGGGATCCGCGTGAACCTTTCCGCCGCCGAGCGTCGCGTCGCGTCCCTGCCCGGTCGACGCAGTGTGAAAAAGGATGCGCAGGCCGCGTGGCTTCTTAAAGCAATCACCTGCATCGATTTGACTACCCTGAACGGCGACGACACGGCAGGACGGGTCAAGCGCCTGTGCGCCAAGGCTGCACATCCGCTGCGGGCCGATCTGCTGGACGCGCTAGGCATGACAGATCGCCATATCACCACCGGGGCCATTTGCGTCTATCATCGCTTTGTCGCGACAGCGGCGCAGGCATTGAAGGGCACAGGTATCCCTGTTGCAGCGGTATCTACCGGCTTCCCCGCTGGCCTGTCCCCGCATGACACAAAGCTGCGTGAAATCGAGGCCTCGGTTAAGGACGGCGCAGACGAGATCGACATTGTCATCACGCGCGAACATGTGCTGACCGGAAACTGGCAGGCGCTATATGACGAGATGCGCGACTACCGTGCGGCCTGTGGAGACGCCCACGTCAAGGCTATCCTCGCTACGGGGGATCTTAAAACGCTGCGCAATGTCGCAAAAGCCAGCATGGTCTGCATGATGGCAGGCGCGGATTTCATCAAAACCTCTACCGGCAAGGAAGGCGTCAACGCAACACCGGTTGTTACGCTGATCATGTTGCGCGCGATCCGGCGCTACAACGAACTCACGGGCATTCGCATCGGCTACAAACCCGCAGGCGGAATATCCACCGCCAAGGATGTAATGCTTTACCAAACATTGATGAAGGAAGAACTGGGCCGCCCATGGCTGGAACCCGACCTGTTCCGCATTGGTGCGTCCAGCCTGCTGGCCGATATTGAGCGCCAGCTCGAACACCACATCACCGGCGCCTATAGCGCCCATACCCGTCACCCGATCGGATAA
- a CDS encoding DeoR/GlpR family DNA-binding transcription regulator, with protein sequence MTRGQVDRLDRLQQLLGQQKSLRLREAAELLGVSEMTIRRDLADHADRFTYLGGHILEAEVERLPYGLAEAARKNEVAKRAACAQCMPLLRGGETIFVDCGTTLVHLVDAVPPGLKLTVVCYALNVAERVVRNTSLSLILLGGKYQSASASFAALPGESSFQHLAINACFLSAAGLDDALGASCVGFHEAAWKIAAMKKSSRNYLVIDRSKLGQVHPAVFAQRDDFTTVITETGTYR encoded by the coding sequence ATGACGCGCGGACAGGTGGATCGGCTGGATCGCCTCCAGCAGCTACTTGGACAACAAAAAAGCCTTCGCTTGCGAGAAGCAGCCGAGTTGCTTGGGGTGTCCGAAATGACAATACGCCGCGATCTGGCGGATCACGCGGACAGGTTCACCTACCTGGGCGGGCATATCCTGGAGGCGGAAGTTGAACGGCTTCCATACGGCTTGGCCGAGGCCGCGCGTAAGAACGAAGTGGCCAAGCGTGCTGCCTGCGCCCAATGTATGCCGCTGCTGCGGGGTGGCGAGACAATCTTCGTCGATTGCGGCACGACACTTGTCCATCTGGTTGACGCCGTTCCGCCCGGACTGAAGCTCACGGTTGTTTGTTATGCGCTGAACGTGGCGGAGCGCGTGGTCCGCAATACGTCGCTTTCCCTGATCCTCCTGGGCGGGAAATATCAAAGCGCGTCGGCCTCTTTTGCTGCGCTGCCCGGGGAATCCAGTTTCCAGCATCTGGCAATCAATGCCTGTTTTCTTTCGGCTGCGGGGTTAGACGACGCCCTTGGCGCGAGCTGTGTTGGATTTCACGAGGCTGCATGGAAGATCGCGGCCATGAAGAAATCCAGTCGGAACTATCTCGTTATTGACCGTTCCAAACTGGGTCAGGTGCATCCCGCCGTGTTTGCGCAGCGAGACGATTTCACAACGGTTATCACAGAGACCGGCACTTATCGGTAA
- a CDS encoding dihydrodipicolinate synthase family protein produces MAFSKDEMRQKLTGISGILVTPYDEADEIAPDALAPIIEHVVDTGVHIPVVNGNTGEFYALTTDEAVTMVHAVCRMVDGRAPVLAGIGRGIRDATRLAEESARAGASALMIHQPPDPFVAPRGIVDYVRQISEASSGLPIVLYLRNDAIGLDGIKALCAIDGVIGVKWASPNPTKLAAAIEACDPSIVWVGGLAEVWAPIFYSVGARGFTSGLINVWPERSLDIHAALEASDYAKARSLIADMAAFEEIRAEELNGTNVTGVKAALQALGRDCGPTRPPSAWPLTDTQQAKLDTFLKASGLLA; encoded by the coding sequence ATGGCATTTTCCAAAGACGAGATGCGGCAAAAGCTGACAGGCATCTCGGGTATTCTGGTGACACCCTATGACGAGGCGGACGAGATTGCCCCCGATGCCTTGGCCCCAATAATCGAACATGTCGTTGACACTGGTGTGCATATCCCCGTCGTGAACGGCAACACCGGTGAATTCTACGCCCTGACCACCGATGAAGCCGTCACGATGGTCCATGCCGTATGCCGTATGGTGGATGGTCGTGCGCCAGTGCTTGCGGGAATTGGGCGAGGTATCCGCGACGCAACGCGTTTGGCAGAGGAATCCGCGAGGGCAGGGGCGTCCGCGCTGATGATCCATCAGCCGCCTGATCCTTTCGTTGCACCCCGCGGAATAGTCGATTATGTCCGACAAATATCGGAAGCCTCCAGCGGCCTGCCCATCGTGCTTTATCTTCGCAATGACGCGATCGGGCTGGACGGCATCAAGGCGCTGTGTGCAATCGACGGTGTGATCGGGGTCAAATGGGCATCACCAAATCCGACCAAGCTGGCAGCCGCTATCGAAGCCTGCGATCCGTCGATCGTGTGGGTCGGTGGGCTGGCAGAGGTCTGGGCGCCGATCTTTTATTCCGTGGGCGCACGCGGCTTCACGTCCGGCCTAATCAACGTCTGGCCGGAACGCTCGCTCGATATCCATGCTGCGCTGGAGGCCAGCGACTATGCCAAGGCGCGTTCGCTGATCGCGGACATGGCAGCATTCGAGGAAATTCGCGCAGAAGAATTGAACGGCACGAATGTCACGGGTGTAAAAGCCGCGCTGCAGGCATTAGGTCGAGACTGCGGGCCGACGCGTCCGCCATCGGCCTGGCCGCTGACCGATACGCAACAGGCGAAACTAGACACATTCCTGAAGGCCAGCGGTCTGCTGGCCTGA